The Pseudomonas allokribbensis genome has a window encoding:
- a CDS encoding TIGR02285 family protein produces MRRYSTILATTRSRSPGCAKTEPSELKRRPASASNRAHHWWTWRLFGLLFLLMLPAWAQAKPTLIWLLRDLPPLTIFEGPKKGQGVIDQLMPMLIAGMPQYEHTLMRVNRARGIQMLHEHPFACDPSLIWNKERAQWIAFSIPAFRAVSNGLVVRQKDREVLAPFISDGEVDLSAFLANSDRKVGVVAERSYGEYIDGLLRQAPGGALTPHYGNDALSSLLSMQRLGRLQVVLGYWPEIRYQARQAQIAEDELEFFPIRGSGKYISGHVGCTDTTQGRQAISEIDQLLRTLPHEHLDQLYADWLDPERRQDYLEQARIFFKQQATQ; encoded by the coding sequence ATGCGCAGGTACTCCACGATCTTGGCTACGACGAGAAGCAGATCGCCCGGCTGCGCGAAGACGGAGCCATCTGAGCTGAAGCGCCGACCGGCCTCAGCCTCCAACCGCGCCCACCACTGGTGGACGTGGCGGCTGTTCGGCCTGCTTTTTCTGCTGATGCTTCCGGCCTGGGCGCAGGCGAAGCCGACGCTGATCTGGCTGCTGCGCGACCTGCCGCCGCTGACCATTTTCGAAGGCCCGAAAAAGGGCCAGGGCGTCATCGATCAACTGATGCCGATGCTGATTGCCGGCATGCCGCAATACGAACACACCTTGATGCGGGTCAACCGCGCCCGCGGCATCCAGATGCTCCATGAACACCCGTTCGCCTGTGATCCTTCGCTGATCTGGAACAAGGAGCGCGCGCAATGGATCGCGTTCTCCATCCCGGCATTTCGGGCGGTCAGCAATGGCCTGGTGGTGCGTCAGAAAGATCGCGAAGTGTTGGCGCCGTTCATTTCCGACGGTGAAGTCGATCTGTCCGCATTCCTGGCCAACAGCGACAGGAAAGTCGGCGTGGTGGCCGAGCGCAGTTATGGCGAATACATCGACGGCCTGCTCCGACAGGCACCGGGCGGCGCGCTGACACCGCATTACGGGAATGACGCGTTAAGCAGTCTGCTGTCGATGCAACGGCTCGGGCGATTGCAGGTGGTGCTGGGTTACTGGCCGGAAATCCGTTATCAGGCGCGTCAGGCACAGATCGCTGAAGACGAGCTGGAGTTTTTCCCCATTCGCGGGTCAGGCAAGTACATTTCGGGCCACGTCGGCTGCACCGACACTACTCAGGGCCGGCAAGCGATCAGTGAAATCGATCAACTGTTGCGTACCCTGCCCCACGAACATCTCGACCAGCTCTACGCCGACTGGCTGGACCCTGAAAGGCGTCAGGACTATCTGGAGCAGGCGCGGATCTTCTTCAAGCAGCAGGCCACGCAGTAA
- a CDS encoding CaiB/BaiF CoA transferase family protein has protein sequence MPFANKPLSGLKVIELGTLIAGPFASRICGEFGAEVIKIESPDGGDPLRKWRKLYEGTSLWWFVQARNKKSLTLNLKHPDGLGILKKLLGEADILIENFRPGVLEKLGLSWETLHALNPKLVMVRLSGFGQTGPMKDQPGFGAVGESMGGLRYITGFEDRPPVRTGISIGDSIAALWGVIGALMALRHREVNGGLGQVVDVALYEAIFAMMESMVPEFDVFGFIRERTGNIMPGITPSSIHTSADGKHVQIGANGDAIFKRFMLIIGREDLANDPALASNDGRDTRRDELYGVIDRWVNSLPLQTVLDLLNQAEVPASRIFSAEDMFNDPQYLAREMFLQAKLPDGKPFKMPGIVPKLSDTPGTSEWVGPQLGEHNAQVLHDLGYDEKQIARLREDGAI, from the coding sequence ATGCCGTTCGCCAACAAACCGCTCAGCGGTCTGAAAGTCATCGAATTGGGTACATTGATTGCCGGGCCGTTTGCCTCGCGTATTTGCGGCGAGTTCGGTGCCGAAGTGATCAAGATCGAATCGCCGGACGGCGGTGATCCGCTGCGCAAGTGGCGCAAGCTGTATGAAGGTACTTCGTTGTGGTGGTTCGTCCAGGCACGCAACAAAAAGTCCCTGACGCTGAACCTGAAACACCCCGACGGTCTGGGGATCCTGAAAAAACTGCTGGGTGAAGCCGATATCCTGATCGAAAACTTCCGCCCCGGCGTCCTGGAAAAACTCGGCCTGAGCTGGGAAACCCTGCACGCGCTGAACCCGAAACTGGTGATGGTGCGCCTTTCAGGCTTCGGCCAGACAGGGCCGATGAAGGATCAGCCAGGTTTCGGTGCGGTCGGCGAATCCATGGGCGGCCTGCGCTACATCACCGGTTTCGAAGACCGCCCGCCGGTGCGTACCGGGATTTCCATCGGCGATTCGATTGCCGCCCTGTGGGGTGTGATCGGCGCGTTGATGGCCCTGCGTCATCGCGAGGTCAACGGCGGGCTTGGCCAGGTCGTTGATGTGGCGTTGTACGAAGCGATCTTCGCCATGATGGAAAGCATGGTGCCGGAGTTCGATGTGTTCGGGTTCATTCGTGAACGCACCGGTAACATCATGCCGGGCATCACGCCGTCGTCGATCCACACCAGCGCCGACGGCAAACATGTGCAGATCGGCGCCAACGGCGATGCGATCTTCAAGCGTTTCATGCTGATCATCGGCCGTGAAGATCTGGCCAATGACCCGGCGCTGGCCAGCAATGACGGGCGCGACACCCGCCGTGACGAGTTGTACGGGGTGATCGATCGCTGGGTCAATTCGCTGCCGCTGCAAACCGTGCTGGACCTGCTGAACCAGGCCGAAGTCCCGGCCAGCCGGATCTTCAGCGCCGAAGACATGTTCAACGATCCGCAGTACCTGGCCCGGGAAATGTTCCTGCAGGCCAAACTGCCGGACGGCAAACCCTTCAAGATGCCGGGCATCGTGCCGAAACTCTCTGATACACCCGGCACGTCCGAATGGGTCGGACCGCAGCTCGGTGAACACAATGCGCAGGTACTCCACGATCTTGGCTACGACGAGAAGCAGATCGCCCGGCTGCGCGAAGACGGAGCCATCTGA
- a CDS encoding YaeQ family protein has product MAQPSTTYKFELNLTDLDRSVYENVKQTIARHPSETEERMTVRLLAYALWYNEHLSFGRGLSDVDEPALWEKSLDDRVLHWIEVGQPDADRLTWCSRRTERTSLLAYGSLRVWEGKVIPAIKNLKNVNIAAVPQEVLETLAKDMPRVIKWDVMISEGTIFVTDDRGQHEVQLSWLQGERG; this is encoded by the coding sequence ATGGCCCAGCCGTCCACCACCTACAAATTCGAACTGAACCTCACCGATCTCGACCGCAGCGTCTACGAGAACGTGAAGCAGACCATCGCCCGCCACCCTTCGGAAACCGAAGAACGCATGACCGTGCGCCTGCTGGCCTACGCGCTCTGGTACAACGAGCACCTGTCGTTCGGTCGTGGTCTGTCGGACGTGGACGAACCTGCGCTGTGGGAAAAGAGCCTGGATGACCGTGTCCTGCACTGGATTGAAGTCGGCCAGCCGGATGCGGATCGCCTGACCTGGTGCTCCCGTCGCACCGAGCGCACCAGCCTGCTGGCCTACGGCAGCCTGCGCGTCTGGGAAGGCAAGGTGATCCCGGCGATCAAGAACCTGAAGAACGTCAACATCGCTGCTGTCCCGCAGGAAGTGCTGGAAACCCTGGCCAAGGACATGCCCCGCGTCATCAAGTGGGACGTGATGATCAGCGAAGGCACGATCTTCGTCACCGACGACCGTGGTCAGCACGAAGTCCAGCTCAGCTGGCTGCAAGGCGAGCGCGGCTAA
- the recJ gene encoding single-stranded-DNA-specific exonuclease RecJ, with protein sequence MRIDPRPLPATLPFLGDLPPLLTRLYAARGVQSEAELDKSLARLIPFQQLKGIDAAVDLLVTALEQRQRILIVGDFDADGATASTVGVLGLRLLGAAHVDYLVPNRFEYGYGLTPEIVEVAMTREPQLLITVDNGISSVEGVAAAKRHGLNVLITDHHLPGDELPQADALVNPNQPGCEFPSKALAGVGVIFYVLMALRARLRSLGWYESKPQPNIGELLDLVALGSVADVVPLDANNRILVHQGLERIRAGRARPGIKAILEVAKREASRITSTDLGFIVGPRLNAAGRLDDMSLGIECLLTQNAELAREMAAQLDGMNQDRKSIEQGMQREALAQLKDLPVESMPFGLCLFDPEWHQGVIGILASRMKERYFRPTIAFADAGDGLLKGSGRSVQGFHIRDALSVVAAQHPDLISKYGGHAMAAGLTLPQENFPLFAEAFDAEVRRQLREEDLTGRLLSDGTLAVEEFHLELARALRHAGPWGQHFPEPLFHGVFQLVEQRVVGERHLKVVLKSECGSVKLDGIAFGIDRDIWPNPTIKWVELAYKLDLNEFRGNETVQLMIAHIEPR encoded by the coding sequence ATGCGTATCGATCCTCGCCCGTTGCCCGCCACTCTGCCGTTTCTCGGTGATCTGCCACCGTTGCTGACCCGCCTGTACGCGGCGCGGGGCGTGCAGTCCGAGGCGGAGCTGGACAAAAGCCTGGCGCGGCTGATTCCGTTCCAGCAACTCAAAGGGATCGATGCGGCGGTGGATCTGCTGGTGACGGCGCTGGAGCAGCGTCAGCGGATCCTGATCGTCGGCGACTTCGACGCCGACGGCGCGACGGCCAGCACCGTGGGCGTGCTCGGTTTGCGCCTGTTGGGCGCAGCGCATGTCGATTATCTGGTGCCGAACCGCTTTGAATACGGCTACGGCCTGACCCCGGAAATCGTCGAAGTCGCGATGACCCGCGAGCCGCAACTGTTGATCACCGTCGACAACGGTATTTCCAGCGTCGAAGGTGTGGCGGCCGCGAAGCGTCACGGTTTGAACGTCTTGATCACCGACCACCATTTGCCCGGCGATGAACTGCCGCAAGCCGATGCGCTGGTCAATCCGAACCAGCCTGGTTGCGAGTTCCCGAGCAAGGCGCTGGCCGGGGTCGGGGTGATTTTCTACGTGTTGATGGCCTTGCGTGCGCGCCTGCGCAGCCTCGGCTGGTACGAGAGCAAGCCACAACCGAACATCGGCGAACTGCTGGATCTGGTGGCGCTGGGCAGCGTCGCAGACGTGGTGCCGCTGGATGCCAACAACCGGATTCTGGTGCACCAGGGCCTGGAACGAATTCGCGCCGGACGTGCGCGGCCGGGGATCAAGGCGATCCTTGAAGTAGCCAAGCGTGAAGCCTCGCGCATCACGTCGACCGACCTCGGGTTCATTGTCGGCCCGCGCCTGAACGCGGCGGGGCGTCTGGATGACATGAGCCTCGGGATTGAGTGCCTGCTGACCCAGAATGCAGAACTGGCTCGGGAAATGGCGGCGCAACTGGACGGTATGAACCAGGATCGCAAATCCATCGAGCAAGGCATGCAGCGTGAGGCGCTGGCACAGCTCAAGGACTTGCCGGTCGAGTCGATGCCGTTCGGACTTTGCCTGTTCGATCCGGAGTGGCACCAGGGTGTCATTGGTATCCTCGCCTCGCGGATGAAAGAACGTTACTTCCGCCCGACCATCGCCTTCGCCGATGCCGGTGACGGCCTGCTCAAGGGCTCGGGACGTTCGGTTCAGGGTTTCCATATTCGCGATGCGTTGAGCGTGGTGGCAGCGCAGCATCCGGACCTGATCAGCAAGTACGGCGGCCACGCGATGGCAGCTGGCCTGACCTTGCCGCAGGAGAATTTTCCGTTGTTCGCCGAGGCATTCGACGCCGAAGTGCGCAGGCAGCTTCGCGAAGAAGATCTGACCGGGCGCCTGCTGTCGGACGGGACCCTGGCTGTTGAAGAGTTTCATCTGGAACTGGCTCGTGCCCTGCGTCATGCCGGGCCTTGGGGCCAGCATTTCCCGGAGCCGCTGTTCCACGGCGTGTTTCAGTTGGTCGAGCAGCGTGTGGTCGGCGAGCGGCACCTGAAAGTGGTGCTGAAGAGCGAATGCGGTTCGGTGAAACTGGATGGCATCGCCTTCGGCATTGACCGCGATATCTGGCCGAACCCGACGATCAAATGGGTCGAACTGGCCTACAAACTCGATCTCAACGAGTTTCGCGGCAATGAAACCGTGCAGTTGATGATTGCCCACATCGAACCGCGCTAA
- a CDS encoding NADH:flavin oxidoreductase/NADH oxidase codes for MSLLLEPFTLRQLTLPNRIAVSPMCQYSSVDGLANDWHLVHLGSRAVGGAGLVFTEATAITADGRITAEDLGLWNDEQIAPLQRITRFINAQGAVAGIQLAHAGRKASTHRPWIGKHGSVKPDDGGWTPVGPSPIAFDPQHTQPKQLDEGQIAQVIQDFVAAAKRALAAGFSVVEVHAAHGYLLHQFLSPLSNQRRDQYGGSFENRIRLVLQVTEAVRAVWPEELPVFVRLSATDWVEDGWNPDETVELARRLKALGVDLIDVSSGGTAANAEIPVGPGYQTRFAERVRKESGIATGTVGMITEPAQAEHILRTCQADIIFLARELLRDPYWPLHADDDLGGRKAVWPAQYQRATHRDQPIHESDLRD; via the coding sequence ATGAGTCTGCTGCTTGAACCCTTTACCCTTCGCCAACTGACCCTGCCCAACCGCATCGCCGTATCGCCAATGTGTCAGTACTCAAGTGTCGATGGCCTGGCCAACGACTGGCATCTGGTGCATCTCGGCAGCCGTGCAGTGGGGGGCGCGGGCCTGGTATTTACCGAAGCCACGGCGATCACGGCCGACGGGCGGATCACCGCCGAAGACCTGGGCCTGTGGAACGACGAACAGATCGCACCGCTGCAACGCATCACCCGCTTCATCAACGCGCAGGGGGCAGTGGCCGGCATTCAACTGGCCCACGCCGGACGCAAGGCCAGCACTCATCGGCCGTGGATCGGCAAGCACGGCAGCGTCAAACCGGATGATGGCGGCTGGACGCCGGTCGGGCCCTCACCGATTGCCTTTGACCCGCAACATACCCAACCCAAACAGCTTGATGAAGGGCAGATCGCCCAGGTCATCCAGGATTTCGTGGCCGCAGCCAAGCGTGCGCTGGCAGCCGGTTTCAGCGTGGTCGAGGTGCATGCGGCGCATGGTTATCTGTTGCACCAGTTCCTTTCGCCGCTGAGCAATCAGCGCCGCGACCAGTACGGCGGTTCATTCGAAAACCGCATCCGTCTGGTGTTGCAAGTAACCGAGGCGGTACGTGCCGTCTGGCCGGAAGAACTGCCGGTGTTCGTTCGTCTGTCGGCCACCGATTGGGTGGAAGATGGCTGGAACCCCGATGAAACCGTGGAGCTGGCGCGACGCCTGAAAGCTCTGGGTGTTGATCTGATTGACGTGTCTTCGGGCGGCACGGCTGCCAACGCCGAAATTCCGGTGGGGCCGGGTTATCAGACCCGCTTCGCGGAAAGGGTGCGCAAGGAGTCAGGCATCGCCACCGGCACCGTGGGAATGATTACCGAGCCTGCGCAAGCCGAGCACATCCTGCGGACCTGTCAGGCCGACATCATCTTCCTCGCCCGTGAGTTGCTGCGTGATCCGTACTGGCCGCTGCATGCGGACGACGACCTGGGCGGGCGCAAAGCAGTGTGGCCGGCGCAATATCAACGTGCGACCCATCGGGATCAGCCGATTCACGAGTCTGATCTGCGGGATTGA
- a CDS encoding GNAT family N-acetyltransferase: MLIERALTELDLPLLAQIDRSERVEACYRVENGGLILYPAHFDMRGWPEGEAEENARVLEKCWRSGGWLHGLFDGETLVAAVVVDNRVIHNQGLKMRQLKFLHISRAWRGQGLGGRLFALACAHGREIGAEALYVSATESRNTVEFYQRQGCRLLEQPDPELFDLEPHDIHLYCPLA; encoded by the coding sequence ATGTTGATCGAACGAGCGTTGACCGAACTCGACTTGCCGCTGCTGGCGCAGATCGACCGCAGTGAACGGGTCGAAGCGTGTTATCGCGTGGAAAACGGTGGGCTGATTCTGTATCCGGCGCATTTCGACATGCGCGGATGGCCCGAAGGCGAAGCGGAGGAGAATGCGCGGGTATTGGAGAAGTGCTGGCGCAGCGGCGGGTGGCTACACGGACTTTTCGATGGCGAGACACTGGTGGCGGCAGTGGTTGTGGATAACCGGGTTATTCACAATCAGGGCCTGAAGATGCGGCAGTTGAAGTTCTTGCACATCAGCCGCGCCTGGCGTGGGCAGGGGCTGGGCGGGCGATTGTTTGCCCTGGCCTGCGCCCATGGCCGGGAGATCGGCGCCGAGGCGTTGTATGTCTCGGCGACCGAGTCGCGCAATACCGTGGAGTTCTACCAGCGCCAGGGTTGCCGGTTGCTGGAACAACCGGATCCCGAACTGTTTGATCTGGAACCCCACGATATCCACTTGTACTGCCCGTTGGCCTGA